One Deltaproteobacteria bacterium DNA window includes the following coding sequences:
- a CDS encoding PKD domain-containing protein yields the protein MRKFHIINISILYILILLLSTSCGNEGGGVNQTPETIDIAGAVQKGPYVVGSSIYINELTNDGQSTGSTFLIHTLDNLGNFNFQSKKTGPVQIEATGRHLNELTGNLSGGTLTLRAIYEVSQNNKQKAFVNIMTHLISGRVLYLMSNDGLEVTEAIGTAESELLSVLNTLLPSAGITRFTDLNILENADTNSGNAYLLALSSIVYKDAANRFLSNRDSSNGSSLDSELTFLLNTFSSDFSTDGTIENQSLIDGLLLAEGQINPDEIRDNLERWSLNVSGSIMEVPDMNLFIDTDDDGTVNWLDDDDDNDGTLDENDNTPYGDFPNTAPIANAGPDQNVSLGTVVTLDGSGSNDDDGNNLSYRWVIISSPEGSTATLDDSSLSNPIFTADITGDYVIELDVFDGQEWSTKDSVTITANSLVTILANPISYTFQNRSTVALTVSYTYFTISLINDSGEPVNNTDIIIDSALSRDQQNIIQLYDNNTPVNAPLHVATDESGNYHLRVDFLYGGGLNYSGDISITSTNAETALISFSVSANLH from the coding sequence TTGAGAAAATTTCACATTATTAATATTTCTATTCTTTATATCCTTATTTTATTATTATCCACTTCCTGTGGCAACGAAGGTGGAGGCGTAAACCAGACTCCAGAAACAATCGATATTGCCGGTGCAGTCCAAAAAGGGCCTTATGTCGTCGGTTCTTCAATATATATTAATGAACTTACCAATGATGGCCAATCTACAGGAAGTACTTTCCTGATACATACCCTCGACAATCTGGGTAATTTTAATTTCCAGAGTAAAAAAACGGGTCCTGTTCAAATTGAAGCAACAGGCCGTCATCTCAATGAACTGACAGGTAACCTTTCGGGAGGAACACTAACACTAAGAGCCATATATGAAGTTAGCCAAAACAACAAACAAAAAGCCTTTGTCAATATTATGACTCATTTGATAAGTGGAAGAGTATTATATCTCATGTCAAATGATGGATTAGAGGTGACAGAAGCCATCGGGACAGCAGAGTCAGAACTGCTTTCAGTATTAAATACACTTCTGCCATCAGCAGGCATTACCCGTTTTACTGACCTCAACATCCTGGAAAACGCTGACACAAATAGTGGAAATGCCTACCTGCTTGCCTTGTCTTCCATCGTTTATAAGGATGCGGCCAATCGTTTCTTATCAAATCGTGACTCATCAAATGGAAGCTCTCTCGATTCCGAACTTACATTTCTGCTTAATACATTTTCCAGCGATTTTTCCACCGATGGTACAATTGAGAACCAATCACTGATTGACGGTTTGCTCCTTGCCGAGGGACAGATTAACCCTGATGAGATCAGAGACAACCTGGAGCGGTGGTCCCTCAATGTCTCAGGCAGTATCATGGAGGTTCCCGATATGAACCTCTTCATCGATACCGACGATGATGGTACAGTGAACTGGCTTGATGATGACGACGATAATGATGGAACTTTGGATGAAAATGACAACACTCCTTATGGAGATTTTCCGAACACTGCTCCCATTGCCAATGCCGGCCCTGATCAGAATGTATCGTTAGGCACAGTAGTTACCCTGGATGGAAGCGGGAGCAATGATGACGATGGCAATAATCTAAGCTATCGCTGGGTAATCATTTCTTCACCGGAAGGAAGCACAGCCACACTGGATGATTCATCGCTATCAAACCCAATCTTTACAGCAGATATCACTGGTGATTATGTCATCGAACTGGATGTTTTTGATGGACAGGAATGGAGCACAAAAGATTCTGTCACCATAACTGCCAATTCCCTGGTAACCATATTGGCTAACCCTATCAGTTATACTTTTCAAAATAGGAGTACTGTGGCATTAACTGTATCTTATACCTATTTTACAATTTCCTTGATTAACGACAGTGGAGAACCAGTAAATAACACAGATATTATAATTGATTCAGCTCTGTCTCGGGACCAGCAAAATATCATTCAGCTATATGACAACAATACACCGGTCAACGCTCCATTACATGTGGCTACTGATGAGAGCGGAAACTACCATCTCCGTGTGGATTTCCTATATGGTGGAGGACTTAATTATTCGGGTGATATATCTATAACTTCAACCAATGCAGAAACAGCTTTAATCTCTTTTTCCGTTTCAGCAAATTTACATTAA
- a CDS encoding LL-diaminopimelate aminotransferase, with amino-acid sequence MANESYIQNLIAGRIGGNMFGKDTKIYKFEKIKRAKAAAKEAHPGVELIDMGVGEPDEMAFPGVVKMLQLEAEKPENRGYADNGIDELKKAATLYMDKVFGVKGLDAKREVVHSIGSKPALAMMASAFINPGDVMLMTAPGYPVTATHTSWYGGEVHNLPLLEENGFLPDLKGIPADIAKKAKLLYLNYPNNPTGAQATKEFYEEAIAWAKENSVVIIQDAAYGALVYEKNEPLSILSIEGAKEVAVEIHSFSKAYNMTGWRLAFVCGNPLVVSAFANVKDNYDSGQFIPIQKAGIYCLEHPEITEAIAAKYERRLKMLVDALNSVGFKASMPGGTFYLYVKAPKGVKGGPRFDSGEDFSQYLIKEKLISTVPWDDAGNFVRFAACFIAEGAEEEKRVIEEIKKRLSDVNFEF; translated from the coding sequence ATGGCCAACGAGAGCTATATTCAAAACCTGATTGCCGGGAGAATCGGCGGCAATATGTTTGGTAAAGACACCAAGATTTACAAGTTTGAAAAAATAAAGAGAGCAAAGGCTGCGGCCAAAGAGGCCCATCCCGGTGTGGAACTCATTGATATGGGCGTCGGTGAGCCTGATGAAATGGCCTTTCCCGGTGTGGTAAAGATGCTTCAACTGGAAGCTGAAAAACCTGAAAACAGGGGCTATGCCGATAACGGTATTGATGAGCTTAAGAAAGCGGCCACCCTATATATGGATAAGGTCTTCGGCGTCAAGGGGCTCGATGCGAAAAGGGAAGTTGTCCACTCCATCGGATCAAAGCCTGCTCTTGCCATGATGGCTTCAGCCTTTATAAATCCCGGCGATGTTATGCTTATGACGGCACCGGGCTATCCTGTAACAGCCACTCATACATCCTGGTATGGCGGTGAAGTTCACAACCTTCCCTTGCTTGAAGAAAATGGTTTTCTCCCTGACCTCAAGGGAATTCCCGCAGATATTGCGAAAAAAGCAAAACTCCTTTACCTCAACTATCCCAACAATCCCACAGGGGCTCAGGCAACAAAGGAATTTTATGAAGAAGCCATTGCCTGGGCAAAGGAAAACAGTGTCGTCATTATCCAGGATGCCGCTTACGGGGCCCTTGTTTATGAAAAGAATGAGCCTCTTTCCATTCTCTCTATTGAGGGTGCAAAAGAGGTTGCCGTAGAGATTCACTCCTTCTCAAAGGCCTATAACATGACCGGCTGGAGACTCGCCTTTGTTTGCGGAAATCCCCTGGTCGTAAGCGCTTTTGCCAACGTGAAGGACAATTACGATTCGGGACAGTTTATCCCTATTCAGAAAGCCGGTATTTACTGCCTTGAACATCCGGAAATTACCGAGGCTATTGCGGCAAAGTATGAAAGAAGGCTCAAAATGCTTGTAGATGCCCTCAATTCCGTCGGCTTCAAGGCATCCATGCCGGGGGGAACCTTTTACCTTTACGTCAAGGCCCCTAAAGGTGTCAAAGGCGGTCCCCGCTTTGACTCAGGGGAAGATTTTTCACAATACCTTATCAAGGAAAAGCTTATTTCCACCGTTCCATGGGATGATGCAGGAAACTTTGTCCGCTTTGCTGCCTGTTTTATTGCAGAAGGCGCAGAAGAGGAAAAGCGGGTCATTGAGGAAATAAAGAAGAGACTTTCCGACGTAAATTTTGAGTTCTAG
- a CDS encoding peptidylprolyl isomerase → MAISEGSKVSIEYTLKLDDDSVVDTNVGGEPLVYVQGSNHIIPGLEKELEGLNVGDEKNVKVSPEEGYGPLNDSAFVEVTKEEIPEEARVEGAQLQAENPQGEMVYPIVKELKDETVILDFNHPLAGKELNFHVKILHIESQSSIIV, encoded by the coding sequence ATGGCAATTTCAGAAGGAAGCAAGGTTTCCATAGAGTATACTCTCAAACTCGATGATGACAGCGTTGTTGATACCAATGTGGGGGGAGAACCTCTTGTTTATGTTCAGGGCAGCAATCATATTATTCCGGGACTTGAAAAGGAGCTTGAAGGTCTCAATGTCGGTGATGAAAAGAATGTAAAGGTATCACCGGAAGAGGGTTATGGTCCTCTTAACGACTCGGCTTTTGTTGAGGTCACCAAAGAGGAAATACCGGAAGAGGCAAGAGTTGAAGGCGCCCAGCTTCAGGCTGAAAATCCCCAGGGAGAGATGGTTTATCCCATTGTAAAAGAGCTTAAGGATGAAACGGTCATTCTTGACTTTAATCATCCGCTGGCAGGGAAGGAACTTAACTTCCACGTCAAGATTCTCCATATTGAAAGCCAGTCTTCCATTATCGTATAA
- the hemG gene encoding protoporphyrinogen oxidase, producing MFSVMSKKIVVIGGGISGLSASYSLMKAGMDVTCLEKNTRCGGAIKTGQEEGYLFECGPNSTMNSNDEIDSLCRELGLEEERVFGSEISKKRYVMKGGRLIHLPMGLADFLGTPLWSFGGKMRLLKEPFAGKSIDAEESVASFVARRIGKEMLDYALDPFVSGVYAGDPGKLELRSTFPKMNDLESEYGSLILGAIKKGLKGGKKSSRRKGIFSFKSGMSALPEAIVKALGERFQGGVSVEAIEKKDDSYLVKTGEGKLIEANQVVLSSPAYVNAEILSALIPDAAQELAQIDYAPIAVVYLGFEREKISHPLDGFGCLIPSKENKKLLGSLWSSSLFPGRAPEGMASLTCFMGGAKNRSLLDKKDDEIREDVLTDLKPMLHISGNPSFSKIIRHKKAIPQYNIGHGKRLERIENALCDFKGLHLLGNYLKGVSVADCVMNGVNLAKKITPQACPA from the coding sequence ATTTTTTCTGTCATGTCAAAGAAAATCGTCGTCATCGGTGGCGGCATATCCGGCCTTTCTGCCTCATACAGCCTCATGAAGGCAGGCATGGATGTCACCTGTCTTGAAAAAAACACCCGTTGTGGCGGGGCCATAAAAACGGGGCAGGAGGAGGGATACCTCTTTGAATGCGGTCCCAATTCGACGATGAATTCCAACGACGAAATAGATTCTCTTTGCAGGGAGCTGGGCCTTGAGGAAGAGAGGGTATTCGGCAGTGAAATATCGAAAAAACGCTACGTCATGAAAGGAGGCAGGCTCATTCATCTCCCCATGGGGCTTGCCGACTTCCTGGGAACACCTCTCTGGAGTTTTGGCGGAAAAATGAGGCTTCTAAAAGAGCCTTTTGCAGGTAAAAGTATTGATGCCGAGGAGAGTGTGGCCTCTTTTGTGGCCAGGAGGATTGGAAAAGAGATGCTCGATTACGCTTTGGATCCTTTTGTTTCAGGTGTCTATGCCGGGGATCCGGGAAAGCTGGAACTAAGAAGCACCTTTCCCAAAATGAATGATCTTGAGTCGGAATATGGCAGCCTTATCCTTGGGGCGATCAAAAAGGGCCTTAAGGGTGGGAAAAAGAGCAGCCGCAGGAAAGGCATATTCTCATTCAAAAGCGGCATGTCGGCCCTTCCTGAGGCTATAGTGAAAGCCCTTGGCGAACGGTTTCAGGGAGGCGTCAGCGTGGAAGCCATTGAAAAAAAGGATGATTCCTACCTTGTAAAAACCGGCGAAGGCAAGCTTATCGAAGCGAATCAGGTGGTTCTCTCTTCACCGGCCTACGTCAATGCAGAAATTCTTTCAGCCCTTATTCCTGATGCAGCTCAGGAACTTGCCCAAATAGACTATGCGCCCATTGCCGTCGTCTATTTAGGTTTTGAAAGAGAAAAGATATCTCACCCGCTCGACGGTTTTGGTTGCCTCATCCCGAGCAAGGAGAACAAAAAGCTGCTGGGCTCTCTCTGGAGTTCCTCCCTTTTTCCCGGAAGGGCGCCGGAAGGTATGGCTTCACTTACCTGCTTTATGGGGGGAGCAAAAAACAGGTCTCTTCTGGACAAAAAGGATGATGAAATACGGGAAGATGTGCTTACCGATTTAAAACCCATGCTCCACATATCAGGCAATCCCTCTTTTTCAAAAATTATTAGGCATAAAAAAGCGATTCCCCAATACAACATTGGTCACGGAAAAAGGCTTGAGCGAATAGAAAATGCCCTCTGCGACTTTAAAGGTCTCCACCTGCTCGGAAATTACCTCAAAGGGGTTTCCGTAGCCGACTGCGTTATGAACGGGGTAAATCTCGCTAAAAAAATTACCCCGCAAGCCTGCCCGGCTTAG
- a CDS encoding alpha/beta fold hydrolase — protein sequence MTLSEIRSRIISRHSASIDQLTIETGSIKTFYLHAGKGKAVIFLHGAGGGGLVWLPLLGAMAKEFEVFIPDMPGYGESDKPKAAYDKVFFSRWLLDFVDAAGIESASIAANSMGGAVAMQFALDHPNRVEKLVLAGSCGFGLEGMSKKAFFSMMLSNIFPSAKTVKGLLHYLIFNKNLMPGVDQRAYFLEVIRSPGGKRAFNMGKGKAAGPFSDESLKKIRQPALLIWGSHDRIIPPGNAEKKGPLLPDSRLETIERTGHVPFIEKPEEFLKLLIPFLGKSAIIDSQN from the coding sequence TTGACATTATCTGAAATTCGCAGCAGGATTATTTCAAGACACAGCGCCTCTATCGACCAGTTGACCATAGAGACCGGCAGTATCAAAACCTTCTATCTCCATGCAGGGAAGGGCAAAGCGGTCATATTTCTTCATGGCGCAGGTGGAGGTGGGCTCGTCTGGCTTCCCCTTTTGGGGGCAATGGCAAAGGAATTCGAAGTTTTCATTCCCGACATGCCGGGCTACGGGGAGTCAGACAAACCGAAGGCGGCCTATGACAAAGTTTTCTTTTCCAGGTGGCTTCTCGATTTCGTTGACGCTGCAGGGATCGAATCGGCTTCTATTGCAGCAAACTCCATGGGAGGGGCCGTTGCAATGCAGTTCGCCCTGGACCACCCTAACAGGGTAGAAAAGCTTGTTCTTGCAGGAAGCTGCGGGTTCGGCCTGGAAGGTATGTCGAAAAAAGCTTTTTTCAGCATGATGTTGAGCAATATCTTCCCTTCGGCAAAGACGGTAAAAGGACTTCTTCATTACCTTATTTTCAATAAGAACCTTATGCCCGGCGTGGATCAGAGAGCTTACTTCCTTGAAGTGATAAGATCACCGGGAGGAAAGCGTGCCTTCAACATGGGAAAGGGAAAGGCGGCAGGACCTTTTTCCGACGAAAGCCTTAAAAAGATCAGACAACCGGCGCTCCTCATATGGGGAAGTCATGACAGAATTATCCCTCCGGGCAATGCAGAGAAAAAAGGACCTCTTTTGCCTGATTCAAGGCTCGAAACGATTGAAAGGACGGGGCACGTTCCCTTCATTGAAAAACCGGAAGAATTTTTAAAGCTGCTAATCCCTTTCCTTGGGAAAAGCGCTATCATTGATTCTCAAAATTAA
- a CDS encoding tetratricopeptide repeat protein, with protein sequence MPIAVFAVLFALTLIKLIDMDLWFHMKSGEVILDTGHFLYEDIFTFTAQGRPWLYHEWLFGIIAFKVYSLFGPSGLVLGKSLLLTLAFLFIYKDSRLRGTNPWLALLLLLLAVFAARFRFTARPQIFMFLLTPLFIYIIDLYCVKQKNYLWLLPLLELLWVNVHGSFIIGPAIIAIYALDVIISGNKNKGKGLGIFFLLTSAVCLINPYGFKLILFTLGFGKESVLSSITEWRPTRIHHFYSAFGLLFTCGILSFILRGRNIRAADILLFLFFACLSIKAIRFTALFSLAVTPVIASNLESFFSNTRRIKELKIPVKATLLLLALTLFISLGYREISRERMFSFGIGREAAYSEKGMEFLRKHPIEGNMYNTYHLGGFLIWSLYPEKKVFLDGRAEIYDHKFVEDFTAKASPRKWFEAVRKYNINYAVITYSGKGLDIIGEWISESPGWILVYWDHAVRVYVKNSPPNGALIERFGHRVSINPWTIDNSFMMDALSRGQGEQLMRELKGDLESNAGNVKASHWLGMIYYELGKKDEAVMVWEATGKLSPNADIFSNIGNVFLEKRDYNKAALYYKKAVNTKKDYAIAYYNLGLCFDAMGQKEEARQSYRTFIKYAGSQYDDIVRDLKKRLK encoded by the coding sequence TTGCCAATAGCTGTATTTGCCGTCCTTTTTGCCTTAACACTGATCAAGCTCATCGATATGGACCTCTGGTTTCACATGAAATCGGGAGAGGTGATCCTGGATACAGGGCACTTCCTCTATGAGGATATTTTTACCTTTACCGCTCAGGGAAGACCCTGGCTCTACCATGAGTGGCTCTTCGGCATTATTGCTTTCAAGGTTTACTCACTCTTTGGACCAAGCGGTCTTGTACTGGGGAAATCGCTCCTCCTGACCCTTGCTTTCCTCTTCATTTATAAAGATTCAAGGCTTCGAGGGACAAATCCGTGGCTGGCCCTTCTCCTGCTTCTGCTTGCCGTCTTTGCTGCCAGGTTCAGGTTTACGGCAAGGCCCCAAATTTTCATGTTTCTCCTGACGCCCCTCTTTATTTACATTATCGATCTTTACTGTGTTAAGCAAAAAAACTATCTCTGGCTCCTTCCTCTTTTGGAACTCTTATGGGTCAATGTGCATGGAAGCTTCATTATCGGTCCCGCCATTATTGCCATTTACGCTCTTGACGTCATAATTTCAGGCAACAAAAACAAGGGAAAAGGGCTGGGCATTTTTTTTCTCTTAACTTCCGCTGTCTGTCTCATCAACCCCTACGGCTTCAAGCTTATTCTTTTCACCTTGGGCTTCGGCAAAGAATCGGTTCTTTCCTCCATCACAGAATGGCGCCCAACAAGAATTCATCACTTTTACAGCGCCTTCGGACTGCTCTTTACCTGCGGAATTCTTTCTTTCATTTTAAGAGGCCGAAATATAAGGGCGGCAGACATACTGCTCTTTCTCTTTTTCGCCTGTTTGTCTATAAAAGCGATCCGTTTTACAGCGCTTTTCTCCCTGGCAGTCACCCCCGTCATAGCCTCTAACCTGGAAAGTTTTTTTTCAAACACCCGCCGCATAAAAGAGCTAAAAATACCGGTCAAGGCAACACTCTTATTATTAGCACTTACCTTATTCATTTCTCTCGGTTATCGTGAAATATCCAGAGAAAGAATGTTTTCCTTCGGCATAGGCCGGGAAGCGGCTTACTCGGAAAAAGGAATGGAATTTTTAAGGAAGCACCCCATAGAAGGGAATATGTATAATACCTATCACCTGGGGGGATTCCTCATCTGGAGTCTTTACCCTGAAAAAAAAGTCTTCCTCGACGGAAGAGCGGAAATATATGACCACAAATTTGTCGAAGATTTTACAGCAAAGGCCTCTCCCCGCAAGTGGTTTGAAGCAGTCAGAAAGTATAATATAAATTATGCCGTCATCACTTATTCCGGTAAGGGTCTCGACATTATAGGAGAATGGATTAGCGAAAGCCCGGGCTGGATACTTGTCTATTGGGACCATGCCGTCAGGGTCTATGTAAAAAACAGCCCCCCAAACGGAGCGCTCATTGAACGTTTCGGTCACAGGGTTTCAATAAATCCCTGGACTATTGATAACAGTTTTATGATGGATGCCTTAAGTCGCGGCCAGGGAGAGCAGCTGATGAGAGAACTTAAAGGGGACCTGGAATCCAATGCAGGCAATGTAAAGGCCTCCCACTGGCTCGGTATGATCTATTATGAACTGGGTAAAAAGGATGAGGCCGTCATGGTGTGGGAAGCGACGGGGAAGCTTTCACCCAATGCTGATATATTCAGTAATATAGGCAATGTTTTTCTTGAAAAAAGAGACTATAATAAAGCAGCCCTTTATTATAAAAAGGCAGTAAATACAAAAAAAGACTACGCTATCGCTTATTACAACCTGGGCCTCTGTTTTGACGCTATGGGACAAAAAGAAGAAGCAAGGCAAAGTTACAGGACTTTTATCAAATATGCCGGTTCACAATACGATGATATCGTAAGAGACCTGAAAAAGAGATTAAAGTAA
- a CDS encoding dipeptide ABC transporter ATP-binding protein, which yields MEMLNIKNLKTWFPVKSGFLRKKASFVRAVDGVDIAIKEGETLGLVGESGCGKSTLGKSILRLVEPTEGSVIFKGEDMLSLSEKELRQKRKEMQIIFQDPFSSLNPRMRVREIIEEPLKIHNLGGGKRKERIEELLHSVGLTKEVLGRFPHEFSGGQRQRIGIARALAVEPRFIVADEPISALDVSIQAQIINLLKDLQEELNLTYLFIAHDLRVVEYISDRVAVMYLGKIVETSDSESLYKAPLHPYTKALLSAVPEPDPGRSKKRTLLKGDIPSPIAPPAGCSFNTRCPIAEERCRREEPQLREIERGHKTACHLV from the coding sequence ATGGAAATGCTCAACATTAAGAACCTCAAAACCTGGTTTCCCGTAAAGTCCGGTTTTTTACGCAAAAAAGCCAGCTTCGTCAGGGCCGTCGACGGTGTGGACATTGCTATTAAAGAAGGTGAAACGCTGGGCCTTGTCGGTGAATCAGGCTGCGGCAAGTCGACGCTGGGAAAAAGCATCCTCCGCCTTGTTGAACCGACGGAAGGGAGTGTTATTTTCAAAGGAGAAGACATGCTTTCTCTTTCCGAAAAAGAACTTCGCCAAAAGAGAAAAGAGATGCAGATCATCTTTCAGGATCCCTTCTCATCGCTTAACCCAAGAATGAGAGTAAGGGAGATCATAGAGGAGCCCCTTAAAATTCATAACCTTGGAGGAGGAAAAAGAAAAGAGAGAATCGAGGAACTTCTCCATTCCGTCGGGCTCACCAAAGAGGTTCTCGGCCGTTTTCCCCATGAATTCAGCGGAGGTCAGCGTCAGCGTATCGGAATAGCCAGGGCGCTGGCCGTTGAACCCCGCTTTATCGTTGCCGACGAACCCATATCGGCGCTGGACGTATCAATTCAGGCCCAGATCATCAACCTGCTAAAAGACCTGCAGGAAGAGCTCAACCTTACCTATCTTTTCATCGCCCATGATCTGAGGGTTGTCGAATACATCAGCGACAGGGTGGCTGTCATGTATCTTGGTAAGATTGTTGAAACCAGTGACAGCGAGTCTCTCTACAAGGCTCCCCTTCACCCCTATACAAAAGCGCTTCTTTCCGCCGTTCCCGAGCCCGATCCGGGCAGATCAAAAAAAAGAACCCTTTTGAAGGGCGATATTCCAAGCCCCATCGCCCCCCCTGCAGGATGTTCATTTAATACGCGCTGCCCCATTGCCGAAGAGCGATGCCGCCGTGAAGAGCCGCAATTAAGGGAAATAGAGAGGGGTCACAAAACAGCCTGCCATCTGGTATAA
- a CDS encoding zf-TFIIB domain-containing protein — protein MSNAWDDMKRAKEDQYFMKKDKELLDKKHHEIEIEEFKKHFKNHCPKCGEKLVEVEFHEVNIDKCPSCKGIWLDDGELDALTSSESAKSWFDKFWGSR, from the coding sequence ATGAGTAACGCCTGGGACGATATGAAAAGGGCTAAAGAAGACCAGTATTTTATGAAGAAGGACAAGGAACTTCTCGATAAGAAGCACCATGAAATTGAAATTGAAGAGTTTAAAAAACATTTCAAAAACCACTGTCCCAAATGTGGTGAAAAGCTGGTTGAAGTAGAGTTTCATGAAGTAAACATCGACAAATGCCCTTCATGCAAGGGAATATGGCTCGACGACGGTGAGCTGGATGCCCTTACCAGTTCAGAGAGTGCCAAAAGCTGGTTCGATAAGTTCTGGGGATCAAGGTAG
- a CDS encoding TIGR00730 family Rossman fold protein, whose translation MNNNHRRKIDLTDRELREAQFLIDEFKVGDTWRIFKIISEFVEGFEKLAEIGPAISIFGSSRAKEGEPYYERAQELGALMAENDIAVITGGGPGIMEAANRGAYGKGGQSIGINIELPFEQRPNKYTTDIITMKYFFIRKVMLVKYAQAFVIFPGGFGTMDECFEALTLIQTMKIKPFPIILAGREYWEGLLKWIREEMIESGLIREDDYKLIQVIDDIGEIKKIILDFIEKDSSMNSLIA comes from the coding sequence ATGAATAATAATCACAGGCGCAAGATCGATCTTACCGACAGGGAGCTTAGAGAAGCCCAGTTTCTCATCGATGAATTCAAGGTGGGAGATACGTGGCGAATATTCAAGATCATTTCTGAATTTGTGGAGGGATTTGAAAAACTTGCCGAAATAGGGCCGGCCATTTCCATTTTTGGATCGTCACGTGCAAAAGAGGGGGAGCCATACTACGAAAGGGCGCAGGAACTAGGCGCGCTTATGGCGGAGAATGATATTGCCGTCATTACAGGAGGCGGGCCGGGAATCATGGAAGCAGCCAACCGGGGGGCCTACGGAAAGGGCGGACAATCTATCGGAATCAATATAGAACTTCCCTTCGAACAAAGACCGAATAAATATACGACCGACATTATTACCATGAAGTACTTCTTCATCCGGAAGGTGATGCTTGTTAAATATGCCCAGGCCTTCGTTATTTTTCCCGGTGGCTTCGGTACCATGGATGAGTGTTTTGAGGCCTTGACGCTCATCCAGACAATGAAGATCAAACCCTTTCCTATCATTCTTGCAGGCAGGGAATACTGGGAAGGCCTTTTAAAGTGGATAAGAGAAGAAATGATTGAATCAGGCCTCATCAGGGAGGATGATTACAAGCTTATCCAGGTTATTGACGATATTGGGGAAATTAAGAAGATTATTCTTGATTTCATAGAAAAAGACTCAAGCATGAATTCACTCATTGCTTGA
- a CDS encoding DUF362 domain-containing protein: MMAMGTSNKSDNNKGRVWLSKADEGFETPVKKLLQSSHLESALKKQKKILIKPNLVNTSKPPVTTPVQLVGAIVDCLRSLAPHAEILVGDGTGSLDYDTDHVFKELGYRGMAIEKDVRLVDLNLEPAVRLEKRELKRWPQMHIPQIVMESYLISVPVLKAHTLAGVTLTMKNMVGICPPSHYCQGGHWKKSSFHHGIDEALADLNRYRHADFSIIDATIGMSESHLWGHTCDPPPGLLIAGYDPLAVDAFGCKTLNIDWRHVGHIAMVNGELGIAEPLQVLEV, translated from the coding sequence ATGATGGCAATGGGAACTTCTAACAAATCAGACAATAATAAGGGCAGGGTCTGGCTCTCCAAAGCGGATGAGGGCTTTGAGACTCCGGTAAAAAAACTTCTTCAAAGCTCTCATCTTGAAAGCGCTCTTAAAAAACAGAAGAAAATCCTCATCAAGCCAAACCTGGTCAATACATCAAAACCACCCGTTACAACTCCCGTTCAACTCGTTGGAGCCATCGTCGATTGCCTAAGGTCTCTTGCTCCTCATGCGGAAATTCTCGTCGGTGATGGTACGGGATCGCTCGACTACGATACGGACCATGTTTTTAAAGAACTCGGTTATAGGGGCATGGCCATAGAAAAGGATGTGAGACTCGTTGACCTCAACCTCGAACCTGCCGTAAGGCTTGAAAAAAGGGAACTGAAAAGATGGCCTCAAATGCATATCCCGCAGATCGTCATGGAGAGCTATCTCATCTCCGTACCCGTCCTTAAGGCCCATACTCTGGCCGGAGTGACGCTTACCATGAAGAATATGGTCGGCATCTGTCCCCCGTCGCACTATTGTCAGGGAGGACACTGGAAAAAATCATCTTTTCATCACGGGATAGACGAAGCCCTTGCCGACCTCAACCGCTACAGGCATGCCGATTTCAGTATCATCGACGCTACCATAGGCATGAGCGAATCTCACCTTTGGGGCCATACCTGTGATCCGCCGCCGGGCCTGCTCATCGCCGGTTATGATCCCCTGGCCGTCGATGCCTTCGGCTGTAAAACCCTTAATATTGACTGGAGACATGTAGGGCATATTGCAATGGTGAATGGGGAACTGGGTATTGCTGAACCCTTGCAGGTTTTGGAAGTATAA
- a CDS encoding SxtJ family membrane protein, translated as MSFFKQLYKLWMKFAHVLGWINTRIILTLVYFLIISPLALVFKLIGKDPMERKIGQSDSYWKKREAGEFKKEDYRRQF; from the coding sequence ATGTCTTTTTTCAAACAATTATATAAATTATGGATGAAATTTGCCCATGTCCTTGGCTGGATAAATACAAGGATTATCCTGACCCTTGTTTATTTTTTAATCATCTCACCTTTGGCTTTGGTTTTTAAGCTTATAGGGAAAGATCCAATGGAGAGAAAAATCGGCCAAAGCGATAGCTACTGGAAAAAAAGAGAAGCCGGGGAATTTAAAAAAGAGGATTACAGGAGACAGTTTTGA